Part of the Nostoc edaphicum CCNP1411 genome, GATTAAAGGATTAATTTGAAAACATTCAATATTACTAAGTTCTGCACCTGCATGATAAGCCATTGAATAGCCATCCCCGGCATTAGTAGGATTTTCATAAGTGCCGTAGAGATAACCGGAAGCGGGTAATCCTAATCTGCCGCAAGCACCTGTACATAAAATGACTGCTTTAGCTTGAATGACAATATAATCACCATTTCTGACATCAAATCCTACTGCACCAATAGCACGTCCTTCTTTGATTAATACGCGGGTTGCCATAACGCGATTTGTCACTTTGACTTTGTGGCGTTTGACTTGGCGAGTGAGAATTGTTTTGAGGTCTTTTCCTTCTGGCATAGGTAAGACATATTTACCCACACGATGCACTTGTTTTAGGTCATAGTTGCCTTGGGCATCTTTTTGAAATTTCACGCCCCAACTTTCTAATTCTTGGATAACTTCGTAACCTAATTTGCCTGTTTGATATACGGCTTTTTGGTTGACAATACCATCGTTAGCAAGGGTGATTTCGCGGACGTATTGTTCTGGGGTAGAATGACCGGGAATAACTGCGGTATTCACTCCATCCATACCCATTGCGATCGCACCACTCCGTCGGATGTTAGCCTTTTCTAAGATCAGCACCTCTGCATCAGGATTGGCTTGTTTGGCTTTAATTCCAGCCATTGTACCGGCCGTACCGCCACCGATGACAAGTACATCCGTTTTTATTTGTTGGGTGTTGATGTCCATAAGCTTTTGGGAGTAGAGAGGGACTTCTAAGATTTATTACCGTTCCAAACAATATCTTTGACTTGGATTTGCTTAGGAACTAGCTTGATTTTGTAAAAAGTATCGGCAATGTTTTGTTGCTGAGTGATTACTTCATCTGTTAGCGGTAAAACACCATACTTTCGTCGTTTTTCGGCAATTTCTAATGCTGCTGCGGGAATACCTAACTCTGGTTCTAAAAACTTGGCAACTTCTGCTGGATTATTTGTTGCCCATTTATCTACAATGCTTACTTCATCTAACAGGGTTTTCAACAAATCTGGGTGAGATTTAACAAACTCTTGACGCGCAAGATAGTAACCCCGATTCGGTGCTAAATTTGTTGCATCTGTTAATTTTCTAACCTTTGTGTCGTGTTCAACTGCTGCTAGGTAAGGGTCCCAAATTGCCCAAGCATCAACATTACCACCAGTAAATGCAGCACGGGCATCTGCTGGTGTTAGATGTGCTGGTTGAATGTCACTATACTTTAATCCGGCAGCTTCTACAGCTTTGACAACAAGATAGTTACTGTTC contains:
- a CDS encoding sulfonate ABC transporter substrate-binding protein → MKIVSSLLQNYEISRIGIFALFFTCGLSLTFVISACSATNTGNSVATQTAKQGVVVRIGYQKAATILSALKNRGNLAKTLTTAGASVTWAEFPAGPPMLEAMNAGSIDFGYTGESPPIFAQAGGTPLVYVAYDPWSPKAEAIIVPKDSPIKTVADLKGKKVAFAKGSNSNYLVVKAVEAAGLKYSDIQPAHLTPADARAAFTGGNVDAWAIWDPYLAAVEHDTKVRKLTDATNLAPNRGYYLARQEFVKSHPDLLKTLLDEVSIVDKWATNNPAEVAKFLEPELGIPAAALEIAEKRRKYGVLPLTDEVITQQQNIADTFYKIKLVPKQIQVKDIVWNGNKS